In Canis aureus isolate CA01 chromosome 25, VMU_Caureus_v.1.0, whole genome shotgun sequence, the genomic window TCAGTGAAAAAGAATCTGACCCATATTTGCATGCTAACGAATTTGACTTAAACCTTGTAATCATTACctcaaatggaaaatttgaatcCTTGCCAATCATAAATAGAAACACATACTGTTTGGTTTGGAAATTAGtagctctttcaaataaataaacatcttcatGAAACTATGTGAGACTGTGCACTTTAGCAGATCTAAGATCGGCATTAcaataaaagcagaaagatttctttaaatatatatatatatatatatatatatatatatatatataattgtaccCAACAACAGGAGATTCTGCTTAAGATTGGAATTGCAATAAAACCAGTGAATATACTGTCAGAAATGGATGTTATTCTGAAAGTTTGATCATAAATTTATCAATGAGACACAGTAttagaaatttggatttttttctgtgGAAATGTTAGCTGGATTGGATATAATCTTTCTTACACTGTCAACAGCAGAATTCATAATTGGAATGTTGGGGAATGCGTTCATTGGACTAGTAAACTGCTCTGAATGTGTCAAGAACCGGAAAATCTCTTTAGCTGACTTCATCCTCATCTGCTTGGCTATCTCCAGAATCGCTCAGCTGTTGGTGTCATGGTTTGAATCATTTATGATGGGACTATATccacttttcttttccacttataAACTGGCAAAATCTATTACTTTGCTTTGGAGAATAACTCATCATTTGGCTacgtggtttagtacctgcctaaGCATTTTCTACCTCCTTAAGATAGCTCAGTTCTCTCATTCCCTTTTCCTCTGGCTGAGGTGGAGAATGAACAGAGTGGTTCTTGCaattcttgtattttctttgttctttctactGTTTGACTTTCTAATGCTAGAAACATTCAATGATCTCTTCTCGAATGTTGATGCAATGGATGAAAGTAATctgactttatatatatatgaaagtaaaACTTTTTATGTTAAAACCTTGATTCTTCTTAGTTTTTCCTATATCATTCCTATTATTCTGTCCCTGACCTCATTGctccttttatttctgtccttGGTAAAACACATCAGAAATTTGCAGCTCAACTCCATGGGCTCCAGGGATTCCAGCACACAGGCCCATAAAAAAGCCATTAAAATGGTGatgtctttcc contains:
- the TAS2R42 gene encoding taste receptor type 2 member 42, which produces MLAGLDIIFLTLSTAEFIIGMLGNAFIGLVNCSECVKNRKISLADFILICLAISRIAQLLVSWFESFMMGLYPLFFSTYKLAKSITLLWRITHHLATWFSTCLSIFYLLKIAQFSHSLFLWLRWRMNRVVLAILVFSLFFLLFDFLMLETFNDLFSNVDAMDESNLTLYIYESKTFYVKTLILLSFSYIIPIILSLTSLLLLFLSLVKHIRNLQLNSMGSRDSSTQAHKKAIKMVMSFLFLFTVHFFSIQLSNWMFFLFWNKKTTKFIMLAVYVFPSSHSLILILGNSKLRQTALKVLWHLKSSLKREKPNSSLPIDFPESFQ